A part of Misgurnus anguillicaudatus chromosome 6, ASM2758022v2, whole genome shotgun sequence genomic DNA contains:
- the prickle1a gene encoding prickle-like protein 1a produces the protein MNSEMKSGGFRGDVRRRDMEPKIDKLTFGFQRSSTSDDDSGCVLEEYAWVPPGLRPEKVQLYFSCLPEDKVPYVNSPGEKNRIKQLLYQLPPHDNEVRYCQSLSEEEKNELHMFSTQRKKEALGRGTLKLLPRTILRATCEHCGENISGGEMVVSASRAKPGQCWHPACFRCSTCSELLVDLIYFCHEGKIHCGRHHAELLKPRCSSCDEIIFADECTEAEGRHWHMKHFSCFECETLLGGQRYIMKDGRPYCCGCFESLYAEYCEACGEHIGVDHAQMTYDGLHWHATDACFSCAQCKSSLLGCPFLPKQGRIYCSKACSLGEDIHASDSSDSAFLSARSQESRRSVKMGKSSRSDQCRQSLLFSPTSNYKFPGLSGNADDTLSDKLSQLNFADNHFWRNGEEQEAPEDHEEWAEHEDYMTQLLLKFGEHGMFQQPEDGRPADSWTTDSEVKNESQRRLPAHAESESLASKKYKADMYWAQSQDGLGDSAYGSHPGPASSRKLQELEQEDKLWYNDSLECITDEFKQAEQNIRDSMDSLALSNITGVSIDGDIKEKTMLYSFQKFSGFKKENGENTSNMGTLNSSMLHRSSNSLKSLTSDLERVEIIEEEEEEEQEQVVPLPEERPKPAHIPVLRRSKSQSKPQQVKFSDDVIDNGHYDDLKVRQPPMSERTRRRAYHFDEQDQRRHRHHHRRRSRKSRSDNALHMVPKEKARMNFKEDRRHYGPGPDARYGQHPRTHADSQNYGLHSQAMERFPHLYGEDDDWCSTCSSSSSESEEEGFFLGQPIPQPRQPRYQYYADELPFSTRTKSKQKRGRKGKNCIIS, from the exons GTCCAGCTTTACTTCTCATGTCTACCTGAGGATAAAGTGCCGTATGTGAACAGCCCGGGTGAGAAGAATCGTATCAAACAGCTTCTGTATCAGCTGCCTCCTCATGACAATGAA GTGCGATACTGCCAATCTCTCAGTGAAGAGGAGAAGAACGAGCTTCATATGTTCAgcacacagagaaagaaagaggcCCTTGGACGAGGAACATTAAAACTGCTGCCGAGGACGATCCTTCGTGCCACGTGTGAACAT TGTGGAGAGAACATCAGTGGAGGAGAGATGGTGGTGTCTGCATCACGGGCCAAACCTGGACAGTGTTGGCACCCGGCTTGCTTTAGATGTTCCACCTGCAGTGAACTCCTAGTGGATCTCATTTACTTCTGTCATGAGGGGAAGATCCACTGTGGAAGACATCACGCTGAACTGTTAAAGCCACGCTGTTCTTCCTGTGATGAG ATTATATTTGCAGATGAATGCACAGAAGCAGAAGGTCGTCACTGGCACATGAAGCACTTTTCATGTTTTGAATGTGAGACCTTACTGGGTGGTCAGCGGTACATCATGAAAGACGGTCGGCCCTACTGTTGCGGTTGCTTCGAGTCTCTGTATGCAGAATACTGTGAGGCCTGCGGTGAACACATCG GGGTGGACCATGCCCAAATGACGTATGATGGCCTCCATTGGCACGCCACAGATGCTTGCTTCAGCTGTGCTCAATGTAAGAGCTCATTGCTCGGTTGTCCCTTTCTCCCCAAGCAAGGCAGAATCTACTGCTCTAAAGCCTGTAGTCTGGGTGAGGACATCCATGcctcagattcttctgactCTGCCTTCCTATCGGCGAGATCTCAGGAATCACGTCGCAGCGTAAAGATGGGAAAGAGTAGCCGCTCCGATCAATGTCGACAGTCGCTTCTCTTCTCCCCCACAAGTAACTACAAGTTCCCTGGACTGTCCGGGAATGCAGACGACACCTTGTCCGACAAGCTGTCGCAGCTAAACTTTGCAGACAACCACTTTTGGAGGAACGGGGAAGAACAGGAAGCACCTGAAGACCATGAGGAATGGGCGGAGCACGAGGACTACATGACCCAGCTGCTCCTCAAGTTTGGCGAACATGGAATGTTTCAGCAGCCGGAGGACGGCAGACCGGCTGACTCGTGGACGACCGACTCCGAGGTCAAAAACGAGAGCCAGCGAAGGCTTCCGGCGCATGCCGAGAGCGAGAGTCTTGCCAGTAAAAAGTACAAGGCAGACATGTACTGGGCCCAGTCTCAGGATGGACTGGGTGATTCCGCGTACGGTAGTCACCCCGGACCTGCTAGCAGCAGGAAACTCCAGGAGCTTGAACAAGAAGATAAACTGTGGTATAATGACTCGCTAGAGTGCATCACAGATGAATTTAAACAAGCAGAGCAGAACATCAGAGACTCCATGGATTCCTTGGCACTCTCCAATATCACAG GTGTTTCGATTGATGGGGAtattaaagagaaaacaatGCTCTACTCGTTTCAAAAGTTCTCTGGGTTTAAAAAAGAGAACGGTGAGAACACGAGTAACATGGGGACGCTGAACTCTTCAATGCTACACAGAAGCTCCAACTCTCTGAAGAGTCTTACGTCTGACCTGGAGCGTGTGGAGATCattgaggaggaggaggaggaggaacaAGAGCAGGTGGTTCCTCTTCCAGAAGAGAGGCCAAAACCAGCTCACATACCAGTTTTAAGAAGGAGCAAGTCCCAGTCCAAACCGCAGCAGGTTAAATTTTCAGATGATGTCATAGATAACGGACACTACGATGACCTAAAGGTGCGGCAGCCTCCCATGAGCGAGCGCACACGGAGACGAGCGTACCACTTTGACGAACAAGACCAACGGCGTCATCGCCATCATCACAGACGGAGAAGTCGGAAATCTCGTTCGGACAACGCGCTTCACATGGTTCCCAAAGAGAAAGCCCGTATGAACTTTAAGGAGGACCGTCGGCACTACGGCCCAGGTCCCGACGCTCGATACGGACAACACCCGCGTACTCACGCCGACTCGCAAAACTACGGATTGCACAGCCAAGCCATGGAGAGATTTCCTCATTTGTATGGGGAAGACGATGACTGGTGCTCTACCTGCTCTTCTTCATCATCCGAGTCAGAGGAGGAAGGATTTTTCCTGGGTCAGCCTATTCCACAACCGAGACAACCTCGGTACCAGTATTACGCTGATGAACTTCCCTTTAGTACACGAACAAAGTCCAAACAGAAGAGAGGACGTAAGGGCAAAAACTGTATCATTTCATAG